In Calditrichia bacterium, one DNA window encodes the following:
- a CDS encoding efflux RND transporter periplasmic adaptor subunit, translating to MTIHRAIFPQMLKTLITVMMLAIAALFFTGCSGQSGSPEKATSLVVPAVEAVQSKTGSLPLIQRLNGVVKAKNQVSIYPEINAVVVDVLVKNGDTVKRGQPLIRLRDKEFRERLQQAKAGYQIAVAQARQAEARLNEIQSELTRSTSLANQGLISTAEMEQIQTQSISAEADLQLANARVAQAKATVQEREESLSQTVIRSPVSGRVGNRNAEIGMLVSGSNRLFTVGELDNVLVEMVLTDHMLNYIEEGQRAEIDNQSSSADGLMAAKLSRISPFLHPVSHTTEAEIDIANPDGQLKPGMFVTVDIFYGESDQATLIPLSALYENPATGETGVYVSRTKLDRTPENVGEIKNRQEIPLTDPVDFQFVPVEVVAKGRMEAGIRGVDPGNWVITMGQNLLAGNSGVARVRPVDWQWVAKLQHIQRQDLMEDVINRKKSAETDTASISGQTHTSP from the coding sequence ATGACAATACATCGAGCAATTTTTCCCCAAATGCTAAAAACGTTAATCACAGTGATGATGTTGGCAATAGCCGCTCTGTTTTTCACCGGTTGTTCCGGGCAATCCGGCTCTCCGGAAAAAGCCACCAGCCTTGTTGTTCCCGCTGTGGAAGCGGTGCAAAGCAAAACCGGATCGCTGCCGTTAATCCAACGGCTTAACGGTGTTGTGAAAGCGAAAAACCAGGTTTCCATTTATCCCGAAATTAACGCAGTGGTTGTCGACGTGCTGGTGAAAAACGGCGACACAGTTAAGCGCGGACAACCGCTCATTCGCCTGCGCGATAAAGAATTCCGCGAACGCCTGCAGCAAGCCAAAGCCGGATATCAGATTGCCGTTGCGCAAGCCCGTCAGGCTGAGGCGCGACTCAACGAAATACAATCGGAGCTCACTCGATCAACATCGCTGGCAAATCAGGGGTTGATCAGCACTGCGGAAATGGAGCAAATCCAGACCCAGTCGATCTCTGCGGAAGCGGATCTGCAACTTGCAAATGCGCGGGTGGCACAAGCGAAAGCAACCGTGCAGGAACGTGAAGAATCGTTGTCGCAAACCGTTATTCGATCGCCGGTTAGTGGTCGCGTCGGCAACAGAAACGCGGAAATCGGCATGCTCGTATCCGGCAGCAATCGATTGTTTACGGTTGGTGAGTTGGATAATGTTTTGGTGGAAATGGTGCTGACAGATCATATGCTCAATTATATCGAAGAAGGTCAACGCGCCGAAATCGACAACCAGAGTTCCTCTGCAGACGGGTTGATGGCTGCAAAATTATCGCGCATTTCACCGTTTTTGCACCCCGTTTCGCACACCACCGAGGCGGAAATCGATATCGCCAATCCCGACGGACAATTAAAACCGGGCATGTTCGTAACCGTCGATATTTTTTACGGTGAAAGCGATCAGGCGACGCTGATTCCGTTGAGCGCGCTTTACGAAAATCCGGCTACCGGCGAAACCGGCGTTTACGTTAGCCGTACTAAACTGGATCGCACACCCGAAAACGTGGGCGAAATAAAAAATCGTCAGGAAATTCCGCTAACCGATCCGGTGGATTTCCAGTTTGTTCCGGTGGAAGTGGTTGCCAAAGGGCGAATGGAAGCAGGGATTCGCGGCGTTGATCCGGGTAACTGGGTGATCACCATGGGACAAAATTTGTTGGCCGGCAATTCCGGCGTCGCCCGCGTTCGTCCGGTCGATTGGCAGTGGGTTGCAAAATTGCAGCACATCCAGCGTCAGGATTTGATGGAAGATGTTATCAATCGTAAAAAAAGTGCGGAAACCGATACCGCATCAATCAGTGGACAAACCCATACATCACCATAA
- a CDS encoding efflux RND transporter permease subunit gives MNITNTAVKRPIATTMVFLIVIVLGVMGFRFLPVDLLPKIEYPQLTVRTNYPNVGPEEIETIITDRVENAVAGVPNVEVVRSQSEEGQSRVTLEFTQGTNIDEAANDVRAAIDRIRDDFPPEVESPRLWKFDPDNFPVVILGAKSSRDMEELTRILEREISQRFEQIPGAGSVDVWGGVYREIQVRLKRDRLASSQLSATDIQQALLRENVTLPGGDLREGVSDLYVRTRGEFQSVEEIANTIITLVDGRPIRIRDVAEVVDGYQDLNRLVQIDGQPMVRMGIRKQSGANTVEVAENARRVMTEINRERDDIELMMVIDQSDFIQNSINNVQQSAIWGGLLAILILYFFLRNGSTTFIIALSIPISIIATFGLLFFNGLTLNQMSFGGLALGIGLIVDNAIVVLENIVRQRENDKPLEESALIGTRQVSGAIVASTLTTMVIFLPIVFMQTISGMLFKELALVVVFALFCSLLVALTLVPMLGSRYLTIKSGDHRGTNLKSRIGQWLDRLEDSYAKLLNKAIHRRKTVFGITSAMLLVTLFLWPLIPVELAPQTDADEIDVDLEMAQGTNIAVVNEYLYELERIVRESTPMDQVRHLTIEIRPGDAEVELSLLGADERTIDSFELADQIRRNVEGKIPGAEVQVEAQSGLWMLRRLFGSAGGQAVQLELRGYDLALADQLALNIKQIMEQVPEIKDVRISRREGRPEQNLIVDREKIADLGLSVRDVAEVIQTNVGGSRAGVYREGGEEFPIVVRLQPEDRLSSLDLGNVSLRTNNGEIMPVSSVVRKERRRTPTSIERIDGQRVTYISANLQSGAALGDVILKVQERLRNVTLPGGFSLVFGGEFEEQQKAQGDFTLSILMALVLIYMVMAAQFERFLDPLIVMVAVPMAIIGVVPALLITGTSLNIQSLMGIVMLIGIVVNNAIVLVDYINLMRREQNLGVMEAVMQSGRLRLRPILMTTCTTVLGMLPLAFGTGAGGEIQAALARAVIGGLTVSTLITLVLIPAVYISANDLLDKVRAR, from the coding sequence ATGAATATTACAAATACAGCTGTCAAACGCCCGATCGCCACAACGATGGTATTTTTGATTGTCATTGTTTTGGGTGTGATGGGATTTCGTTTTTTACCGGTCGATTTGCTGCCAAAGATCGAATATCCGCAGCTAACCGTGCGGACCAATTATCCGAATGTGGGACCTGAGGAAATTGAAACGATCATCACCGATCGCGTTGAAAATGCCGTTGCCGGCGTTCCGAATGTTGAGGTTGTGCGATCGCAATCGGAAGAAGGGCAAAGCCGGGTAACGCTGGAATTTACCCAGGGAACCAACATCGACGAAGCCGCAAACGACGTGAGAGCGGCAATTGACCGGATTCGCGATGATTTTCCACCGGAGGTGGAATCACCACGGCTCTGGAAATTTGACCCGGATAATTTTCCCGTGGTTATTTTGGGCGCAAAATCGAGCCGCGATATGGAAGAGCTCACCCGGATTCTCGAACGCGAGATTTCCCAACGGTTTGAGCAAATTCCCGGCGCCGGTTCCGTTGATGTGTGGGGCGGCGTTTACCGCGAAATTCAGGTTCGGCTGAAACGCGACCGGCTGGCATCCAGCCAGCTTTCGGCAACGGATATTCAGCAGGCATTGCTGCGGGAAAATGTTACGTTACCCGGCGGCGATTTGCGCGAAGGCGTCAGCGATTTATACGTGCGCACTCGCGGCGAATTCCAGTCTGTCGAAGAAATTGCCAACACAATTATCACCTTGGTCGATGGCAGACCGATCCGCATCCGCGATGTTGCGGAAGTAGTGGACGGTTATCAGGACCTCAATCGCCTCGTCCAAATTGACGGACAACCGATGGTCCGGATGGGCATTCGTAAACAATCCGGCGCCAATACCGTCGAGGTTGCCGAAAATGCCCGTCGCGTAATGACGGAAATCAATCGCGAACGCGACGATATCGAACTGATGATGGTCATCGACCAAAGCGATTTTATCCAAAATTCGATAAACAACGTTCAGCAATCAGCCATTTGGGGCGGTTTGCTGGCTATTTTAATTCTGTATTTTTTTCTGCGAAACGGTTCGACCACGTTTATTATTGCGCTGTCGATCCCGATTTCGATTATTGCAACCTTTGGCTTGCTCTTTTTCAACGGACTGACGCTCAACCAAATGAGCTTCGGCGGACTGGCATTGGGCATCGGGTTGATTGTTGACAACGCCATAGTGGTGCTGGAAAATATTGTGCGACAACGTGAAAACGATAAACCGTTGGAGGAAAGTGCCCTCATCGGCACACGACAGGTTTCCGGGGCAATTGTTGCATCGACCCTAACCACGATGGTCATTTTCCTGCCGATTGTGTTTATGCAAACCATTTCGGGAATGCTGTTTAAAGAGCTGGCGCTGGTTGTCGTTTTTGCGCTGTTCTGCTCGCTGCTGGTTGCGCTAACGCTGGTGCCGATGCTCGGGAGCCGCTATCTCACTATCAAATCCGGCGATCATCGCGGGACAAACTTAAAATCGCGAATCGGACAATGGCTGGACCGGCTCGAAGATTCTTATGCCAAACTGCTCAACAAAGCCATTCACCGGCGGAAAACGGTTTTCGGCATAACTTCAGCAATGTTGTTGGTTACATTGTTTTTGTGGCCGCTTATTCCGGTTGAACTCGCACCGCAAACGGATGCGGATGAAATTGATGTTGATCTCGAAATGGCGCAGGGCACCAATATTGCCGTGGTAAATGAATATTTGTATGAGCTGGAACGCATCGTTCGAGAATCCACGCCGATGGATCAGGTGCGCCATTTAACCATCGAAATTCGTCCCGGCGATGCGGAAGTTGAACTGTCACTTTTGGGCGCAGATGAACGAACCATCGACAGCTTTGAATTAGCCGACCAGATTCGCCGGAATGTGGAAGGTAAAATTCCCGGCGCAGAAGTGCAGGTAGAAGCACAGTCCGGATTGTGGATGCTGCGGCGATTGTTCGGTTCCGCCGGCGGTCAGGCGGTTCAACTGGAGTTGCGCGGATACGATCTGGCTCTGGCAGATCAGCTGGCGCTGAACATCAAACAAATTATGGAACAGGTGCCGGAAATTAAAGACGTGCGCATCAGCCGCCGCGAAGGACGTCCGGAGCAAAACCTGATTGTTGACCGCGAAAAAATTGCCGATCTCGGGCTTTCCGTGAGAGATGTGGCGGAAGTCATCCAAACCAACGTCGGCGGCAGCCGCGCCGGTGTTTACCGCGAAGGTGGCGAAGAATTTCCGATTGTTGTCCGGTTACAGCCGGAAGACCGGTTGAGTTCGCTGGATTTGGGCAACGTTTCGCTGCGCACCAATAATGGCGAAATTATGCCCGTTTCGTCGGTTGTGCGGAAAGAACGGCGTCGCACGCCAACATCTATCGAACGTATCGACGGACAGCGGGTAACCTATATTTCCGCCAATCTGCAAAGCGGCGCGGCGCTCGGCGATGTGATCCTGAAAGTTCAGGAACGCCTCCGGAATGTGACCCTGCCCGGCGGTTTTTCGCTGGTTTTCGGTGGCGAATTTGAAGAACAGCAAAAAGCACAGGGCGATTTTACGCTTTCCATCCTGATGGCGCTGGTGCTGATTTATATGGTGATGGCAGCGCAATTCGAACGATTTTTAGATCCGCTGATAGTGATGGTTGCCGTTCCAATGGCGATTATCGGGGTGGTTCCGGCGCTGTTAATTACCGGCACATCGTTGAATATCCAAAGCTTGATGGGAATTGTGATGTTGATTGGCATTGTAGTAAACAACGCCATTGTGTTGGTTGACTACATTAACCTGATGCGCAGGGAGCAAAATTTAGGCGTGATGGAAGCTGTGATGCAATCCGGACGATTACGGCTCCGTCCCATTTTGATGACCACCTGCACCACAGTTCTCGGAATGCTCCCGCTGGCATTCGGCACCGGCGCCGGCGGTGAAATTCAGGCTGCTCTGGCGCGCGCGGTTATCGGCGGGCTGACAGTTTCGACCCTGATTACGCTGGTGCTCATTCCTGCGGTTTACATCAGCGCCAATGACCTTCTCGACAAAGTTCGGGCACGGTAA